Genomic DNA from Paenibacillus borealis:
TTAGGAGGAATCGATATGGGCAACCCGCTGAAGGAATTCAAGAACAGCATCCACGGACTGAAGCAGTCACTGGACGGTGTGAAGCAATCGGTGGACGGGCTGAAGGCTCCGGTGGATGAGATCAAAACGAATGTTCAGGAAACGCTGGATGAGGCGAAGTCGAGATCTGAAGGTGTGAAGTCAGAGTTTGGACGGATGAAGCAGGCTGTGAAGGAGACGCAGGCGGTGCTCACTGAGGTGAAGGATACCCTGACGGCATCGGCGGATGTGCTGTATACCCGCAAACGATATTTACGCTTAGTTGGCCGCAAAAGAAAACTGCAAACCGCCAAGGCCGGTCGTGCTTAATTGCACTGACACAAGCTGCCTGCAACAAAGAAGACGCAAGAGACAAACGGTATAATCACCGCTTATCTCTTGCGTCTTCTGGCATGGCCGGCGATGCCACAGGATCAGGGCATCTGAATGCTTAAACTCCCAACCGAATCTACAATAAAGACAGGTACATACTGTTCGCCGGCATCCGTCTCCGCAATGTCATAGCCGTTCTCGAACTGGCCGCTGGCGACAGCTAATCCGGTAACCCCGCCAGTTTCGCCTTGAAGGATCAGATAACGCCCGTTCGAGCTGGCGATCGTTCTTCCGGCAGAGTCGATATAAATATCGCAGGAAAGATTTACTTTCTCATAAGGATGAAGCTCCAGCTGTGTAGCGTCTATAGGGGTATATGTAACCTCCCGGTAGATTTCTGAGAACTCGTAGGTACCGTTCAACTGACGGAAAATAGCCGTCTGCCCGTCTTGACCATCTGCGAGGTCTGTATCCGATACGCGGATGGAGCCGTCCTCCGTCATCAGCTCATAGCTGCCGCCGGCAAAGCTGAACAGCTGCGAGATTCCCTCAGGCCTGATTGTATAGGCGGTGAATGTACGGCGCCCGTCCTCGCGGCTGCCTATAGCTGCAACTACAGGTACTTCTGAATAGACGGAGAGGGACTCATCGAAAGTCAGCTCTGTCAGTGCTGCAGCATCAGGAACGGTGCCGCCGTTGCGGGTGGAGATGATTCCGTCATCACTCATCTCGGCATAAACCAGCCGTCCGCTGGCATCTACTCCGGCCACAGCTGCCTTAGCGCCGTAGCGTCCGGTGACGGAGGCAGTGAGAGTATAGCTGCCCTGCACATCACCGCCTGGCAGCAGGCGTAACGGTTCAGCGGTATTCCAGGCGAGCGTTGCAGCGGCAACCGCCTCGGAGGTGTCCTGCAGCGGATTCAGATCCCCGTAGAGCCGGATGGCTTCGGCATATTGTCCGCCCCGGACCTGGCGCGCTGCCTCCCGTAGCAGCCTGGTGGTGCTGTTGTCAATCAGCTTAAGCACTTTGGAAGATTTCAGGCCGGCTGACTCAGCATATTTGCGGTAGGCCACAGCATGTCCGGCGAAGGCGGCGGTACGACCGCCGTCCAGATCCTTGTTCAGGATGAGCGTGGCGCTCTCCTGAACCTGATCCTCTACCCAATCCGCCGTATAGCTGTGACTCTTATAAGCTTCTTCCATAGATAAGGCACTGTCCAGCATAGGCCCGAAGCTGCCGGCTGCCGCCAGAGCCTTAAGCCTGGCGGTGTCATGGGCCTCGAATTTCGCAGCCAGTAATTTTTCCTTGGCCCCGGCCCCGCCATAATAGGCATCAGGGATTTGCAGCAGGCTCCATTTGAAGCCCTCTGCGCTCGCGGTGCCGGTGGTGTTATTCGCTCCGCTCTTCTGGCTCTCCGTGAGCTCGGCGAGAAACTGCTCCTTGAACTGCCGGAACCCAGCCGTCATCTTCTCCGAAATGCCTGAACCGGCCGATAGCTGGCGATAATAGACTTCATAAGGTCCTCCCGTAACCATATACTTGCTCTTCAGGCTGAGCAGGGAGGCATAACTCTCCATATATCCGGTGAAATCCTTGACTGTCAACTGGTCTTCCAGTGTTAAGACCAGCCCTCTCAGACTGCTGCGTATAGCTGTTATTGGAGCGAGCTCTTTAAGCCGTGCAGCAATCTCTTCTTCCTTGTATCGGATTGCCGTGTTTGCTGCCGCCAGCCGGTATTGGTTCTCGGCAGCAATTAGCTCTCCCGCAGCATACAGCCGCCCGGCTTCCCGCACGGTCTCCATCTTGCCCTTGATCCCCAGAGCCTTCTGTCCCAGCAGAACCAGCATGAAGATACACAGAATGATCATAATATTCTGCAGGGTTAATGCTTGTTTGATCGTCATATAGTATAGCCCCTTTATTCGGATATAAGGATTGCGGGTGCTGCCAGCTTTCATCCTTATACTTCAGGGTCCCACCGGTACTTGAGCTCGCGGATTTCCGCCACCTTGGCATCCAGGCCGTTCCACGGCTCATAGGGGTTCGCGGCAATCAGCCGGGATAGGCGCAGGAAGCGGTCCTTGGGCAGCTCCTGTACATATCTTCCAATCAGCCCGGAATAGAGCAGCGCATAACGCTTCAGGCGCACGGCTGCCCCGGCGACGACAGTCAGAATAGCCAGCCCTTTGTCCATTTCAAGAATCTGTACTTCGTAGTTCTTAACATAACGGAGGGTGCGGTCTTTAATTAAATCGGGCCGGACTTTGGCGATTTCACCGATATATTCAGCGAGCAGCGGCTCGAAGTCCTTCAGCAGCAGCTGTTCAAGCTCCAGAGACATGTCCTTGCGTAGCTGGAAGCCGTGCAGCAGGGCGACGCGCTGGCGGGAGATCCGGTCGCCGCGCAGCAGAATGGAGATCTCGCGGAGCTTCTCATAAGCGAGGACATCATTCTCGCGGAGGACGGATACAGCCTCCTGGCGGTTAAGCTCCAGATCTTCTTTGATTCTGAAGATATTACGGCCCATTAATTCGTTAAGGGCGTACAGATTTTCGTTCTGCCGTACTTTCCGCTGCGTATAGTAGACCAGTCCGGCTATCACGATGCCGCCGGCACCGCTTAGCGCCATCTGCAGCAGGCTTTGGCCGAAATAAACCGAAGCCAGGGTCAGCAGGAGGATGAGCAGCAGCCGGGTATGCATCTTGCGCCCGGCAATGGATACCGCCTGCTTCTCCACGGGAGTCAGTGAGGCACGGCCGCAGCGGGTGCAGCGTTCCTCGCCCAGTGCGGTGTAACGCCCGCAGCGGCGGCAGATGCGGAGCTTCTCATAAGAATAGCGGGGGGCCTTGAACGGCCGGAAGGTAACAGGTTTCTTTTTACTCACGGGCAGTGTCTCCTCCGTTCAGTGCAGCAAGGAGCCGCTCGTCAATGTCCTCACGGCTAAGCGGTTTCCGCTGGCGTGAAGCGTATAAGGAGATCTGAATAACGGCATAGAGGAACGTTATCCCGAGTATGACGTATGTAATCATGGAACTCTTCCTTTCTCTCTGGTTACGGTCTTTTAATCAAATATTCAGGAACACGGCGTATACTTAGAATAATCCATCCGCTTCAAGATGGCGATTCTACCAGACGGGAGTGCCGGTCCAGCGGTCACTATGTTGAAGTTTACAAGGTTTAATTATATCATAATGGCATGCTATTGACAGAATTTAGCTATGCTGCCGGATTTGCCATATCCGCCGAATTTAACACAAGAGGAGCCCTATTTATGCTTCGTACACACCGTAAACCCAGAACGATTAAGAATAGACTGCAGCGCATTGTGCCTGTATTGCTGCTGATCCTGTGCATCGCTGTTCTGCCTTTCGGAGGCGCAGCGGCCAGTGCCGCTTCAGCAGCGCCGTCCCATATTGATGCCGTACTGCTGATTGATGTCAGCAACTCGATGAACAAGAGTGACAAGAACAAGATCGCGAATGAAGCGATGAAGATGTTTATAGACATGCTGTCCACGCAAGGAGACAAGGTAGGGATCGTCGCCTACACTGACAAGGTGCAGCGTGAGAAGGCTCTGCTCGGCATCACCTCTGCCGGTGACAAACAGGATTTGAAGGATTTCATCGACGGGCTGAACCGTGGACCTTACACGGATATAGCGGTCGGAATGGAAGAAGCTGTGAAGGTGCTGGAGAACGGCAGCGATCCCGGCCATGAGCCGATGATCGTGATGCTGGCCGACGGCAACAATGACTTAGATGAAGCCAGCGGCGCTACGCAGGCCCGGTCCGATCAGGAACTGAAGGCCGCTGTAGAAACTGCGAAGCAGAAAGGGTACCCGGTGTATACGATCGGGCTGAATGCTGACGGCAAGCTGAACAAGGAGATTCTGGCCAATCTGTCCGATCAGACAGGCGGCAAGGCGTTCACAACGGATTCTGCAGATGATCTGCCGCAGATTCTCAGCGAGATTTTTGCCAGCCACCTGAAGCTGAAGGTCGTGCCGGTGCCGTCGATCACGGCGAATGGTGATTATCAGGAAGTGACGGTCAATGTGCCGAACGGCAGTGTGCTGGAAGCGAATATTTCAATTATGTCCTCGCAGCCTGTAACGGCGAAGCTGAGTGACCCGTCAGGGAAGGAAGTAGCAATTCCCTCAGATGCCGTACTGCTGTCTAAGTCCTCTACCTACACGCTGATCAAGCTGCTCTCGCCGGAGCAGGGAGACTGGAAACTCCAGGTCAAGGGTGTGGCGAAGGACAAGATTGATATCAATCTGGTATTTAACTATGATCTGGAGCTTAAGATCGATGCGCTGCCTTCCCAGTCCTACCGCAAAGGCGACACCGTCGATATCTCCTCACACCTGTTCAGCAACGGGGCTGAGGTTACGGAGAGCAGCCTGTATCAGGATATGAAGGCAGTGCTGCTGGCTACGGATGTCGATACAGGCACTGTGGAGGAGATTCCGCTCGACAATTCAGGTGCGGAGTTCAAGGGTGCTTTTGAAATAAAAGACAGCCATGCCTATGAACTTAAGGTCCGGGCCGAAGAGAGCAGCTTCTACCGCGAGAGCGATGTGCTGACAATCAACGCCAAGACGGGTACGGTGGCTACAAGCCCTCCGGCCACGGGGGCAGGCACTGGTGAAGAACCGGTAACGGATCCCAAGTCCTCGAACACTCTTTACTATATTATAGGCGGGATTGTACTCCTGCTGGCTGCGGCCGCCGCGTTCTGGCTGCTGCGCCGCAGATCAAACCGCGGGTTTGTCGGGCAACTGGTCGTGGAAGTGCTGGACGGCAATACCGGAGAGAAGACCTATCCGCAATATAAGAAGCTCGCAGGCTTCCGCGGTAAATTCACGTTGCATCAGCTGCTGCAGCTGGCGCCTGAACTGAAGGAGAGCGAGAAGCTGGTCTTCACTCCGGGGAACAATGACCGGCTGATGCTGCGCGGAGGAGAAGGAATCTCTGTGGAACGGTCAGGGCGTGCCGCTGATACCTCGAGGGGCCTTGAGATGAAGAGCGGTGACCGCGTATCGGTCTCGCTGCAGACGGTAGACAAGACGATATTACTCGAATATTTGATATAACAGCAGACTAAGCGTAGGCTTCCGAAGTGAATTTTGAACGAAGCATGTTCAGGATGAAGCGCTACGCATAACTTTTAGGAGGATAACCTATGAAACCGGTAGTAAGAGAACATATTCAGCAGCTCGATGTATCGCTTGGCGGAGGGATCGTCAGCGACAAAATAAGAGTGGACACCATAGACAACCCGATTCTGATTATCGGGCTTGGCGGCACGGGCATCGATGCCCTGCTGCGCTTGAAATACCAGATTAACCGCCGCTTCAAGCTGCCTGAGGATCCATTGTCCAAGAAGAAGCGGGATAAGCCCGACAATGTGGAATTCCTGGCGTTCGAGACCAATGAACAGGACCGCGGCAAAAAATACAAAGGCATCGGCCTCGACCCGCAGAATGAATTCGTGCTGCTGGCCAACGCCGAGATCGGCGGGCTGCTGCAGAACCGCAGCATTCTTGATTCGTACATTACGGACTGGCTGTCGCCGGAGCTGAGCATCACAGACGGGATGAACGGAGCCGCCGGGGTGCGCCAGGCCGGACGCCTGCTGCTGTTCACGAAGATTAATCAGGTGGTCGCGGCGATTGACAAGAAGATTAAGACGCTGTCCGTCGGCACCAGCAAGAAGCTGATGGTCTTCCTGCTCACCGGTCTGTCCGGGGGAACAGGCAGCGGCGCTTTCCTGGATATCGCCTACATCGTCCGCGGAATTATTGAACGTGACTACGGCGCAGCCGGCATCGACCGTGTGAACACGCTGGGTTATCTGTTCACTCCGGATGTGAATCTGGCGAACAAGAGCCTCAGCGAGCACACCCGCGAGTATATCCGCAAGAACGGTTATGCTGCGCTCAAAGAGCTGGATTACTGGATGAATGTGGACAGCCGGGGTGAACGGTTCCGCCAGCAGTACGGCAATATTCTCAGCGTCAATTCACCGCTGCCGCCGTTCAATCTCTGTCATCTGATCTCAGCGACCAATACGGAAGGCAAGCTGCTGGAGAATGCCTATGATTACTGCATGAACGTAACGGCTGAGAATATCACCAACTTCATGGCCAGTGAGGAAAAAGCCTCCGGCGAGGAATTCGCCATCCATGACTATATCAGCAACATCCGTACCAACATTGCGCAGATGAACAAGACTTATCCTGCGAACTATGAATACAACATTATCGGCGCATCCTCTGCGGTGCTGCCGATCGAAGAAATGACAACCTATCTGGCCTTCCGCCTCTTCGACAAGATGGACAAGATGTTCCATCATGCCCCGGGGCAGGAGGATGTGGAGAAGATGGCGCGCAAGCTCGGCATTGATCTCGATACGATGATCAAGACCTTCGAGTCCCGTGTGCCGGAGCCGCTGCCCGGCTATCAGAACAGTGAACGCCTCAGCCATGCGAATGTGGTCAAGAACCAGGTGGTCAGCATGGATACGGAGCTGGAGCAGAACTTCCTGGCCCGTGCGCGGGAAGAGTATATCAAAGCGAAGAAGCAACTGCCGGGCGAAATTACCGGACGCTTCGGCGAGGAGCTGGAGCGGATCTTCCTGCATCCGGAGCAGGGGCCATTCTATGTGTCACGGCTGCTCTATACCGAGAAGGGCTTCTGCATCCTGAAGCTGATCCAGTCGTATATTGAAGCGCTGCGCGAGAGCCTGCTCCGTCTGCCGCGTGATATCGAGACGGCGCAGGACAGTGCAGAGGAGAAGCTGGGCGATGCGCGCAGCGCTTTTGTCTCCAAGGAGAAGAAGAAGAATGCCTATATAGAAGCCAAGATCAATGAATACTGGCTGCATGCCGATGTGGAGCGCACCGAGCAGATGATCCAGTTCTACGAGGATCTGTACGAGCTTCTGAATGAAGAGAACAGCCGGATCTACGGCGTATTCACGGAGATTCTGACAGCGCTCAGCTCAATCTTCGAGAAGAATGGCGACATTCTAATCAATGGCGAAGAGCAGGCTGATCATAAGGGCAACAAAACCTACTATTGGAATATCGTCAACGTGCCGGATATTTCCGCGACGATCTCCAAGGTGATGGACCAGAAGGACGGCGACGATCTGATCCGCGACTTCACGCGCGAAATGCTGAAGCATTCCGGACGCTGGGTCAAGGAGCAGGAAATTGATATCGTCCGTTCGATCTCTGAATTCCTCAGCGACAAGTTCGGCGACCTCATTACCCGTTCGATGGAGGATTTCCTGGTGATGAAATACGGCCGCGAGGAGCCGCTGGATAAGTTCGTGGAGCGGATTATCGCCGGACGTCTGGATGAGGATGCGGTGCCGATTTTCCACCTCAGCAACAGCTCGGGCAGTCTGCACTTCCCGTCCTGGGGCTTCGTATCCGTGCCGGTGAAGGCGCCGGGTATTCTGAAGGGAATCCGCAATTATCAGAACAATGCACTGGGCAAATCGCAGTTCACAATCAAGGAGAGCCAGGTCAAGAACCGGATTTTCTGGCTCAATACACGTAACGGGGTACCGCTGTTTGTCTACACGCCGCTGCGGGTATTCGAGGAGAACTATGAACGGACCATCCTGGATAAGGAAGGCATCGGCCGCCATCTCGTGATGACCGACAAGGACAACTGGACTTATCTGCCTTCACCGATTCCGGAGAAATCATGGGGCGATACCTATGTGAATGCGCGGGTCCGTGATTACAATGCCAGAGTGCGTGCGGATTTCGCCCGGGCCATGGAAGCTGGTGTCATTATCGAGAAGGGCATCGACGAGAATACGAGCAGCCGCTTCTCGGTCATCTTCACGAAGCCGTTTGATCTGGACAAAATGCTCAGCGGTTATGATCTGCAGCTTGGCTCCCCGCGTCCGAATCTGGGCGAAGTAAGGAAAGCCGCTGAAGAGCTTAAAGCGCTGCGTGTGAGCGGCCTGGAACGTGAAGGAGTTAAGGATATCTTCGGCAGCATCAACCGGGAACTGGCCCAGGAGAACCT
This window encodes:
- a CDS encoding vWA domain-containing protein, which gives rise to MLRTHRKPRTIKNRLQRIVPVLLLILCIAVLPFGGAAASAASAAPSHIDAVLLIDVSNSMNKSDKNKIANEAMKMFIDMLSTQGDKVGIVAYTDKVQREKALLGITSAGDKQDLKDFIDGLNRGPYTDIAVGMEEAVKVLENGSDPGHEPMIVMLADGNNDLDEASGATQARSDQELKAAVETAKQKGYPVYTIGLNADGKLNKEILANLSDQTGGKAFTTDSADDLPQILSEIFASHLKLKVVPVPSITANGDYQEVTVNVPNGSVLEANISIMSSQPVTAKLSDPSGKEVAIPSDAVLLSKSSTYTLIKLLSPEQGDWKLQVKGVAKDKIDINLVFNYDLELKIDALPSQSYRKGDTVDISSHLFSNGAEVTESSLYQDMKAVLLATDVDTGTVEEIPLDNSGAEFKGAFEIKDSHAYELKVRAEESSFYRESDVLTINAKTGTVATSPPATGAGTGEEPVTDPKSSNTLYYIIGGIVLLLAAAAAFWLLRRRSNRGFVGQLVVEVLDGNTGEKTYPQYKKLAGFRGKFTLHQLLQLAPELKESEKLVFTPGNNDRLMLRGGEGISVERSGRAADTSRGLEMKSGDRVSVSLQTVDKTILLEYLI
- a CDS encoding tubulin-like doman-containing protein: MKPVVREHIQQLDVSLGGGIVSDKIRVDTIDNPILIIGLGGTGIDALLRLKYQINRRFKLPEDPLSKKKRDKPDNVEFLAFETNEQDRGKKYKGIGLDPQNEFVLLANAEIGGLLQNRSILDSYITDWLSPELSITDGMNGAAGVRQAGRLLLFTKINQVVAAIDKKIKTLSVGTSKKLMVFLLTGLSGGTGSGAFLDIAYIVRGIIERDYGAAGIDRVNTLGYLFTPDVNLANKSLSEHTREYIRKNGYAALKELDYWMNVDSRGERFRQQYGNILSVNSPLPPFNLCHLISATNTEGKLLENAYDYCMNVTAENITNFMASEEKASGEEFAIHDYISNIRTNIAQMNKTYPANYEYNIIGASSAVLPIEEMTTYLAFRLFDKMDKMFHHAPGQEDVEKMARKLGIDLDTMIKTFESRVPEPLPGYQNSERLSHANVVKNQVVSMDTELEQNFLARAREEYIKAKKQLPGEITGRFGEELERIFLHPEQGPFYVSRLLYTEKGFCILKLIQSYIEALRESLLRLPRDIETAQDSAEEKLGDARSAFVSKEKKKNAYIEAKINEYWLHADVERTEQMIQFYEDLYELLNEENSRIYGVFTEILTALSSIFEKNGDILINGEEQADHKGNKTYYWNIVNVPDISATISKVMDQKDGDDLIRDFTREMLKHSGRWVKEQEIDIVRSISEFLSDKFGDLITRSMEDFLVMKYGREEPLDKFVERIIAGRLDEDAVPIFHLSNSSGSLHFPSWGFVSVPVKAPGILKGIRNYQNNALGKSQFTIKESQVKNRIFWLNTRNGVPLFVYTPLRVFEENYERTILDKEGIGRHLVMTDKDNWTYLPSPIPEKSWGDTYVNARVRDYNARVRADFARAMEAGVIIEKGIDENTSSRFSVIFTKPFDLDKMLSGYDLQLGSPRPNLGEVRKAAEELKALRVSGLEREGVKDIFGSINRELAQENLIRSPQLIARVREELAKYDALSAKAAELEVLVHQHLDEDKWIDQFIEALYTDTITKKGALYVYDRDEDEDAWEPFANLMKERSYVEYAVYRHFRALDEKSRSVLLRKAARRAGEMTAAEDVTPLLYKLEGMYVSFLEARDSLEYERVEHANGDEMYGFYKSLTGKLGSIRRKLK